In a genomic window of Panthera tigris isolate Pti1 chromosome D4, P.tigris_Pti1_mat1.1, whole genome shotgun sequence:
- the ZNF462 gene encoding zinc finger protein 462 isoform X4, whose protein sequence is MEVLQCDGCDFRAPSYEDLKAHIQDVHTAFLQPTDVAEDNANEPRSGSMNASNQTEVEYSSIKDEFAIAEDLSGQNATALGTGSYYGHSPGYYGQHIAPNPKPTNKFFQCKFCVRYFRSKNLLIEHTRKVHGAQAEGSSAGPPVPGSLNYNIMMHEGFGKVFSCQFCTYKSPRRARIIKHQKMYHKNNLKETTAPLPAPAPMPDPVVPPVSLQDPCKELPAEVVERSILESMVKPLTKSRGNFCCEWCSYQTPRRERWCDHMMKKHRSMVKILSSLRQQQEGTNLPEVQNKSAPSPTSNSTYLSMNAASREMPSANVSNFRGSISNSIMRPNSSSASKFSPVSYPQMKPKSPHNSGLVNLAERSRYGMADMTNSSADLETNSMLNDSSSDEELNEIDSENGLNAMDHQTSGMSAEQLMGSDGNKLLETKGIPFRRFMNRFQCPFCPFLTMHRRSISRHIENIHLSGKTAVYKCDECPFTCKSSLKLGAHKQCHTGTASDWDAVNSQSESMSSSLNEGVVSYEGSSINGRKSGVLLDPLQQQQPPPPPPPPPPPPSQPQPPQLQPPHQVPAQPQPQPAPTQQPQPPVPAPPLHPYKCTMCSYSTTTLKGLRVHQQHKHSFCDNLPKFEGQPSSLPLESETDSHPSSSNTVKKSQTSILGLSSKNNFVAKASRKLANDFPLDLSPVKKRTRIDEIASNLQSKINQTKQQEDAVINVEDDEEEEDDNEVEIEVELDREEEPTEPVLEVATSFSAQQIWARDAGEPQKEPNFRSVTHDYNATNGAEIELTLSEDEEDYYGSSANMKDHQVANTALLNTQTPIYGTEHNSENTDFGDSGRLYYCKHCDFNNKSARSVSTHYQRMHPYIKFSFRYILDPNDHSAVYRCLECYIDYTNFEDLQQHYGEHHPEAMNVLNFDHSDLIYRCRFCSYTSPNVRSLMPHYQRMHPTVKINNAMIFSSYVVEQQEGLSTESQTLREILNSAPKSMATSTPVARGGGLPATFNKSTPSKTFTPECENQKDPSVNTVVVYDCDICSFASPNMHSVLVHYQKKHPEEKASYFRIQKTMRMVSVDRGSALSQLSFEVGAPMSPKMSNMGSPPPPQPPPPDLSTELYYCKHCSYSNRSVVGVLVHYQKRHPEIKVTAKYIRQAPPTAAMMRGSEGPQGSPRPPAPMQQLNRSSSERDGPPVENEMFFCQHCDYGNRTVKGVLIHYQKKHRDFKANADVIRQHTATIRSLCDRNQKKPASCVLVAPSAVERDKTKLRALKCRQCSYTSPYFYALRKHIKKDHPALKATVTSIMRWAFLDGSIEAGYHCEWCIYSHTEPSGLLLHYQRRHPEHYVDYTYMATKLWAGPDPSPPSLTMPAEAKTYRCRDCVFEAMSIWDITNHYQAFHPWAMNGDESVLLDIIKEKDAVENVIPPSEELVGPLNCDNSMPAPLPEQDAECPEDARLSPEKSIQLASANPAISSTPYQCTVCQSEYNNLHGLLTHYGKKHPGMKVKAADFAQDIDINPGAVYKCRHCPYINTRIHGVLTHYQKRHPAIKVTAEDFVHDVEQSADIAQNDVEETSRIFKQGYGAYRCKLCPYTHGTLEKLKIHYEKYHNQPEFDVFSQSPPKLPVSLEPEMTTEVSPSQVSVTEEEVGEEPVSTSHFSTSHLVSHTVFRCQLCKYFCSTRKGIARHYRIKHNNVRAQPEGKNNLFKCALCAYTNPIRKGLAAHYQKRHDIDAYYTHCLAASRTISDKPNKVIIPSPPKDDSPQLSEELRRAVEKKKCSLCSFQSFSKKGIVSHYMKRHPGVFPKKQHASKLGGYFTAVYADEHEKPLLMEEEERGSFEKAEVEGGEAQEIEWLPFRCVKCFKLSFSTAELLCMHYTDHHSRDLKRDFVILGSGPRLQSPAYQCKHCDSKLQSTAELTSHLNIHNEEFQKRAKRQERRKQLLSKQKYADGAFADFKQERPFGHLEEVPKIKERKVVGYKCKFCVEVHPTLRAICNHLRKHVQYGSVPAVSAAVKVGPSSSYVSRPGRVSIWFPSTRIVWWKRKIRASRRPKTPPTCSWMDWKQPKMPLAPWWTGWMVNTACLMECWRMKPGRGDTIVVNVTES, encoded by the exons ATGGAGGTGCTTCAGTGCGATGGCTGTGACTTCAGAGCCCCGTCTTATGAAGATCTCAAGGCGCACATTCAGGATGTCCACACGGCATTTCTGCAGCCAACTGATGTTGCTGAAGACAATGCTAACGAGCCACGATCCGGGTCCATGAATGCCAGTAATCAGACAGAGGTGGAGTATTCCTCTATAAAGGACGAATTTGCGATCGCAGAGGATTTATCAG GTCAAAATGCAACCGCACTGGGGACCGGAAGCTACTATGGCCACAGTCCAGGATATTACGGTCAGCATATTGCCCCTAATCCCAAACCAACAAACAAGTTTTTTCAATGCAAGTTCTGCGTCCGCTACTTCAGGTCAAAAAACCTCCTCATCGAACACACAAGGAAGGTCCACGGAGCTCAAGCTGAAGGGAGTTCGGCGGGACCCCCTGTTCCCGGATCCTTAAATTATAATATCATGATGCACGAGGGATTTGGAAAGGTCTTCTCTTGCCAGTTTTGCACATACAAGTCACCGAGGAGGGCAAGAATCATTAAGCATCAGAAAATGTATCACAAAAACAACTTGAAGGAGACCAcggctcccctccctgcccctgctccaaTGCCAGACCCCGTGGTCCCACCCGTGTCTCTGCAGGACCCCTGCAAAGAACTGCCGGCAGAGGTCGTGGAGCGCAGCATCTTGGAGTCTATGGTCAAGCCTTTGACCAAGTCTCGAGGCAACTTTTGCTGTGAGTGGTGCAGCTACCAGACCCCCCGCCGGGAACGCTGGTGCGACCACATGATGAAGAAGCATCGCAGTATGGTCAAGATCCTCTCCAGCCTCAGACAGCAGCAAGAAGGGACGAACCTCCCCGAAGTGCAGAACAAAAGCGCCCCCAGCCCCACTTCCAATTCCACCTATCTGTCCATGAATGCTGCCAGCCGGGAGATGCCCAGCGCTAACGTCTCCAACTTCCGCGGCTCCATCAGTAACTCCATCATGAGACCCAATTCCTCGTCCGCTTCCAAGTTTTCACCCGTGTCTTACCCGCAGATGAAGCCGAAGTCCCCTCACAACTCTGGCCTGGTTAACTTGGCGGAGAGATCGCGTTACGGGATGGCTGACATGACCAACTCCTCTGCCGACCTGGAAACTAACAGCATGCTGAATGACTCCAGTTCTGATGAGGAGTTGAACGAAATAGACAGCGAGAATGGCTTAAATGCCATGGATCACCAGACTTCCGGCATGTCTGCGGAGCAGCTGATGGGCTCAGATGGCAACAAATTGTTGGAGACCAAGGGGATTCCGTTCCGAAGGTTCATGAATAGGTTCCAGTGCCCCTTTTGTCCTTTCCTCACTATGCATCGACGCAGCATCTCCCGTCACATAGAAAACATCCACTTGTCCGGAAAGACTGCCGTCTATAAATGTGACGAGTGTCCGTTTACTTGCAAGAGCTCGTTAAAACTCGGCGCTCACAAACAGTGTCACACGGGTACAGCGTCAGATTGGGATGCCGTGAATTCCCAGAGTGAGAGCATGTCTTCTTCGCTGAATGAAGGTGTGGTGTCTTACGAGGGCTCGAGCATCAACGGGAGGAAGTCGGGAGTCCTGCTGGATCCCTTGCAGCAGCAAcagccaccgccgccgccgccgccgccaccgccgcctccGTCCCAGCCGCAGCCACCGCAGCTACAGCCGCCGCACCAGGTACCGGCGCAGCCGCAGCCCCAGCCCGCACCGACGCAGCAGCCGCAGCCTCCCGTGCCAGCCCCGCCCCTGCACCCTTATAAGTGCACCATGTGTAGTTACTCCACCACGACTCTGAAAGGGCTGCGAGTCCATCAGCAGCACAAACACTCGTTCTGCGACAACTTGCCAAAATTCGAGGGGCAGCCCTCAAGCCTGCCACTGGAAAGCGAGACAGACAGCCACCCCTCTTCCAGCAACACTGTGAAGAAAAGCCAGACCTCAATTCTTGGGTTGTCCTCCAAGAACAATTTTGTAGCTAAGGCCTCCCGGAAGCTCGCCAATGACTTTCCCCTCGACTTATCGCCCGTGAAGAAGAGAACTAGGATTGACGAGATAGCCAGCAACCTGCAGAGCAAAATTAACCAAACGAAGCAGCAGGAGGACGCGGTGATCAACGTGGAGGACGACGAGGAGGAAGAGGACGACAACGAAGTGGAGATAGAGGTGGAGTTGGACAGGGAAGAAGAGCCGACGGAGCCAGTCCTGGAGGTGGCCACTTCCTTCTCGGCCCAGCAGATCTGGGCGAGAGATGCCGGGGAGCCCCAGAAGGAGCCCAACTTCAGAAGCGTCACCCACGATTACAACGCCACCAACGGCGCGGAGATTGAGCTCACCCTGTCTGAAGACGAAGAGGATTATTACGGCTCCTCAGCAAACATGAAAGATCACCAGGTTGCCAACACCGCTCTGCTGAACACCCAGACTCCTATCTACGGAACCGAGCACAATAGCGAGAACACAGACTTTGGTGACTCCGGAAGGCTTTACTATTGCAAACACTGTGACTTTAACAACAAATCTGCCCGGAGCGTCAGCACCCACTACCAACGAATGCACCCGTACATTAAATTCAGCTTTAGGTACATCTTGGACCCCAACGATCACAGTGCAGTGTACAGGTGCCTGGAATGCTACATCGATTACACCAACTTTGAAGACCTGCAGCAGCACTACGGCGAACACCACCCAGAAGCCATGAATGTACTCAACTTCGACCATTCGGACCTGATCTACCGGTGTCGGTTTTGTTCCTACACGAGCCCGAATGTCCGAAGCCTGATGCCACATTACCAAAGAATGCATCCCACGGTGAAGATTAACAACGCGATGATATTTTCCAGCTACGTCGTGGAGCAGCAGGAAGGGCTGAGTACGGAATCCCAGACGCTGAGGGAGATTCTGAATTCGGCCCCCAAGAGCATGGCGACTTCCACTCCCGTGGCTCGCGGTGGCGGTCTGCCAGCTACATTTAATAAAAGCACTCCTTCAAAGACCTTTACTCCAGAATGTGAAAATCAGAAGGACCCCTCAGTTAACACTGTTGTCGTTTACGATTGTGACATTTGCTCGTTCGCAAGCCCCAACATGCATTCTGTCTTGGTTCATTATCAGAAGAAACACCCTGAAGAAAAGGCTTCCTACTTTAGGATCCAGAAAACCATGCGAATGGTGTCTGTGGACAGGGGCTCTGCCCTTTCTCAATTATCATTTGAGGTGGGTGCTCCAATGTCTCCCAAAATGTCCAACAtgggttccccaccccccccacaacccccgcCACCAGACCTCAGTACTGAGCTTTACTACTGCAAACACTGTTCCTACAGCAATCGGTCAGTTGTGGGAGTGCTTGTCCACTACCAGAAAAGACACCCAGAAATAAAGGTTACTGCCAAATATATCAGACAGGCTCCTCCCACAGCTGCAATGATGAGAGGGTCCGAGGGGCCCCAAGGCTCCCCCCGGCCACCCGCCCCCATGCAACAGCTGAACCGAAGCAGCTCTGAGAGAGACGGCCCTCCTGTGGAGAATGAGATGTTCTTTTGCCAGCACTGTGATTACGGGAACCGGACGGTCAAAGGTGTACTCATTCACTATCAGAAGAAGCACCGAGACTTCAAGGCCAACGCGGACGTGATCCGGCAACACACGGCCACCATCCGAAGCCTCTGTGACCGCAACCAGAAGAAGCCTGCCAGCTGTGTGCTTGTCGCCCCCTCTGCCGTGGAGCGGGACAAAACCAAACTGCGAGCGCTCAAGTGTAGGCAGTGCTCGTATACCTCCCCCTACTTCTATGCACTGAGGAAGCATATCAAGAAAGACCACCCTGCCCTGAAGGCCACAGTCACGTCCATCATGCGGTGGGCATTTCTAGACGGCTCGATAGAAGCTGGCTACCACTGCGAGTGGTGCATCTACTCCCACACAGAGCCCAGCGGTTTGCTCCTACATTACCAGAGGAGGCATCCGGAGCACTATGTTGACTATACTTACATGGCTACCAAACTCTGGGCTGGGCCCGAcccatcccctccctctctcaccatGCCCGCCGAAGCCAAAACGTACAGATGCCGAGACTGTGTTTTCGAGGCCATGTCCATCTGGGACATCACCAATCACTACCAAGCATTCCATCCCTGGGCCATGAACGGTGACGAGTCGGTGCTGCTGGATATCATCAAGGAGAAAGACGCCGTCGAGAATGTCATCCCTCCGTCCGAAGAGCTGGTGGGCCCCTTGAATTGTGACAACAGTATGCCCGCTCCGCTCCCCGAGCAGGACGCCGAATGCCCAGAGGACGCCCGGCTTTCCCCCGAGAAAAGCATCCAGCTGGCCTCCGCCAACCCCGCCATATCGTCCACCCCATACCAGTGCACCGTGTGCCAGTCCGAGTATAACAACCTGCACGGCCTCCTCACCCACTATGGGAAGAAGCACCCTGGCATGAAGGTGAAGGCTGCCGACTTCGCCCAGGACATCGACATCAACCCGGGCGCCGTCTACAAATGCAGGCATTGCCCGTACATCAACACCCGCATCCACGGCGTCCTGACCCATTACCAGAAGCGACACCCGGCCATCAAGGTGACCGCCGAGGACTTCGTGCACGACGTGGAGCAGTCCGCCGACATTGCCCAGAACGACGTGGAGGAGACGAGCAGGATCTTCAAGCAAGGCTACGGCGCCTACCGCTGCAAACTGTGTCCGTACACGCACGGTACCTTGGAGAAGCTCAAAATCCACTACGAGAAGTATCACAACCAGCCTGAATTTGATGTGTTTTCCCAGTCGCCCCCGAAGCTGCCAGTCTCCCTCGAGCCCGAGATGACCACTGAGGTGAGCCCCTCCCAGGTGTCCGTCAccgaggaggaggtgggagaggagccCGTGTCCACGTCTCACTTCTCTACCTCGCACCTGGTCTCCCACACGGTGTTCCGCTGCCAGCTGTGCAAGTACTTCTGCTCCACGAGGAAGGGCATCGCCAGGCACTACCGCATCAAGCACAACAACGTGCGAGCCCAGCCCGAGGGCAAGAACAACCTCTTCAAGTGCGCCCTGTGCGCCTACACCAACCCCATCCGCAAAGGGCTGGCGGCCCACTACCAGAAGCGCCACGACATCGACGCCTATTACACGCACTGCCTGGCGGCCTCCAGGACCATCAGCGACAAGCCCAACAAGGTGATCATCCCGTCCCCGCCCAAGGACGACTCCCCGCAGCTCAGCGAGGAGCTCCGGCGGGCCGTGGAGAAGAAGAAGTGCTCCCTGTGCTCCTTCCAGTCCTTCAGCAAGAAGGGCATCGTGTCCCATTACATGAAGCGCCACCCGGGGGTGTTCCCCAAGAAGCAGCACGCCAGCAAGCTGGGCGGCTACTTCACCGCCGTCTACGCCGACGAGCACGAGAAGCCGCTGCtgatggaagaggaggagagaggcagctTCGAGAAAGCCGAGGTGGAGGGAGGCGAGGCCCAGGAGATCGAGTGGCTCCCGTTCCGCTGCGTCAAGTGCTTCAAGCTGTCTTTCAGCACGGCGGAGCTGCTGTGTATGCATTACACTGACCACCACAGTCGGGACCTGAAGAGGGACTTCGTCATTCTGGGCAGCGGCCCCCGCTTGCAGAGCCCCGCCTACCAGTGTAAGCACTGTGATAGCAAACTGCAAAGCACAGCGGAGCTGACCTCACACTTGAACATTCACAATGAGGAATTCCAGAAGCGTGCCAAACGTCAGGAGAGGAGGAAACAGCTTTTGAGCAAGCAGAAATATGCAGATGGTGCTTTTGCAGATTTCAAACAAGAGAGG CCTTTTGGTCACTTAGAAGAGGTGCCAAAGATCAAGGAGAGGAAGGTGGTGGGCTACAAGTGTAAATTCTGTGTGGAAGTGCACCCGACGCTCCGAGCCATCTGCAATCATCTCCGGAAACACGTCCAGTACGGCAGTGTCCCGGCCGTGTCCGCCGCCGTGAAG GTTGGACCTTCTTCATCTTACGTGTCTCGACCTGGTCGCGTTTCGATCTGGTTCCCTTCCACGCGGATAGTTTGGTGGAAACGGAAGATCCGGGCCTCTCG GAGGCCGAAGACCCCTCCCACTTGTTCCTGGATGGATTGGAAGCAGCCAAAGATGCCACTGGCGCCCTGGTGGACCGGGTGGATGGTGAACACTGCTTGCTTGATGGAATGTTGGAGGATGAAACCCGGCCGGGGGGATACCATTGTAGTCAATGTGACAGAGTCCTGA